In one Drosophila pseudoobscura strain MV-25-SWS-2005 chromosome X, UCI_Dpse_MV25, whole genome shotgun sequence genomic region, the following are encoded:
- the LOC117184709 gene encoding uncharacterized protein produces MDQSNMVENSLSKSLTKISGPKGQSGVPEKESPKDPKGDAFSLCGKPSFIICKGRRIPDLIEVPSPPDLRQMQVGEGAILKIQSIVKRQSRIMSLVDWILFRKKEVSHGEGEDLETDDSTGNDEISNL; encoded by the coding sequence ATGGATCAGTCAAACATGGTGGAGAATTCTCTCTCGAAATCTCTGACAAAGATCTCAGGGCCAAAGGGGCAGTCAGGCGTTCCTGAGAAGGAGTCCCCGAAAGATCCGAAAGGAGATGCCTTCAGCCTCTGCGGAAAGCCCAGTTTCATCATTTGCAAGGGCAGGAGGATTCCAGATCTGATCGAAGTGCCCAGTCCCCCGGATCTCCGGCAGATGCAGGTCGGCGAGGGGGCCATACTGAAGATCCAAAGCATAGTGAAGCGTCAAAGTCGCATCATGTCATTGGTGGACTGGATACTCTTCCGCAAGAAGGAAGTCTCCCATGGCGAGGGGGAGGATCTGGAAACAGACGATTCCACTGGCAATGATGAGATCTCAAATTTGTAA